CTTGTGACATGGAATAGCTTTCTGAATAGGGCTAGAGATTGGTCAGGTCTTCCGGGAACTGGCCGCCTCTCTGGACGAATTGGCTCCAGGTTTCCTCGCCACGTTTCAGGAGACGACCCGGTGTGCAGGATCATCGTCATCAGCCTCAAGCAGGCCAAGACATACGACGGTGCGACCGTCTTGTCACCGAATTGCTTTTCATAGGTGTGCCCGGGCACGACAAGCATCCATCCCGATGTTCCGCGTTCGGTGATGGCAGGGACAAGGCGTCCGCCTCGGGCGGGCCTGTCGCCGCGCGAAAGCGTGAACAGGCAGATGCTCGAACGCGTTTTCTTGGACGTGGCGGTATCAACGCCCAATCCATTGGCCCGTTGTCTGGATATTCGATTATGGGAGCGGGCCTGTTTTCGCCGCCGTTGATGCCTTCCCGGTAGGCCCTCTCAAGCGCATTGGCGATTGCGCCCGCCGTATCGACGGACAGACCGTATTTTCGATTGTAGCGGTCTTTCGCAACGATTTCCCGGGCAATTTCCCTGAAGCGCGCCTTGCGATACGGATCGGGCCGAGGCAGTCTTACTGGCTTGGTCATAATGCGGTCTCCACCTGTGGAGCCTCAGAAGACTTGCGGCGCTTGACGATCTCCGCGACGGTATTCTTGCTGATGCCGAGATCGCGAGCGATCCATCGGTAGCTGCGACCTTCGGCGCTCAACGCAATGACCTTCGGTGCGAGCCGATCGGATTTAGGACGTTGTCCAGATTGTCGGCCGAGTTTCTTACCGCGTGCCTTTGCTGCGGCCAGGCCTGATTTCACGCGCTCGCTCAGAAGATCGCGCTCGAACTGAGCGATGCCGGCGAGCAGGGTCGCCATCATGCGGCCGTGCGTGTGTCGAGTTCGAAGGTCATGCCGCTCATGGCGACAACCGAGACCTTCCAGCCGGCCAGTTTGTCGAGTGTGTTCAGCAGGTCTTGTGTGGAACGGCCCCAACGCGACAGTTCCGTCACGAGGACGGCATCGATTTGCCTGGCCTGGGCCAGATCGATGATCCGGTTGCGGGCAGTCCGGTTTGCCGATGCTCGGAGGCGGTTTCCTTGAAGACGCCGAGGACTTCATGATCGCCGCGCTCCGCGAACGCGGTCAGTTCATCGACCTGCCGCTCACAGGACTGGTCGGCGGTCGAAACGCGGCAGTAGATGGCGGCGCGCTGTCCCAATAGAACCCCTTTGGATTTTGCCCTTGCAAGCCGTTGATTTTGCTGGTCCGATTTTTGTCCAAAACAGACTAATGTTCAAGAGGGACGATTGTTTATGCCTCGACGCCAAATTCTGACCGAGCGACAGCGCTCCGCACTCTT
This sequence is a window from Mesorhizobium sp. J428. Protein-coding genes within it:
- a CDS encoding helix-turn-helix domain-containing protein is translated as MKSGLAAAKARGKKLGRQSGQRPKSDRLAPKVIALSAEGRSYRWIARDLGISKNTVAEIVKRRKSSEAPQVETAL
- a CDS encoding recombinase family protein, which produces MGQRAAIYCRVSTADQSCERQVDELTAFAERGDHEVLGVFKETASEHRQTGLPATGSSIWPRPGKSMPSS